The Plutella xylostella chromosome 27, ilPluXylo3.1, whole genome shotgun sequence genome segment gtatggcataaatctcgtttagtaaaaagttatttcgcataacattgtttagcctaataatggtatggccaaatcttgaatagcctaataatgctatggcataggtttatacaaagtaataatattcgtttggctttaactttgacggaacgtctccctacatagcgcaaactggtgccttgtattgtttccgctgtttggaaaacgctccgctttggttttgatgaacatgtacacctaacacgctcctcctcgctttgctcgtcgtcgcacctatttttaggtttcaatctcatggggtttgtaataattatattggtcgttaactttcgattttttgatcatacaacatcgtgattttcgggatgtaggagaaaaataccacaatttgtacatttactacatacttaatatattatttattaagataacattaggagaaacaagattatacataggtatagacgaacataaatttgagcaaccgaaacttaggtgtttaaagattgtgcctaaagagttttagacgaaacgagccttatgctacataagtcttggcaaagtgatggttcggccaaaaaagtttagaccatacgagttatgcgaaatgagttttggtcaataaagattatgcgacatgagcggaacccatgtatgactcatctttattggacatgtcccaaaacgcccatccTCTTTTAGACACTAAAACTATCATCAgtacgtacggtggcctgcgcctaaaagtatacaggcagagttttaaaatagcgatccctgatgatgaaggaaccagctacatctgttataaatccagggatgtgttgtgtgtgatgtgtgtagcagtggtgtttatgtggatgtgcttgagcagcatgtgagcttgagatcgctattttaaaaactccgcctgtatacttttaggcgcaggccaccgtacttactcgtacttaaaaaataatgagaATTCGGAATACATTATCCAAATTGACGTTACGAAGGCGAGTAGCATCAAACTGGTGACGTCAGCTGCCACAGCGGTGTTGTGACTGTTCTTATGCACAGCCACAACCTGATTTTGCCTTACCTGGgatattgaaaattataatgtaaatcgAGGGTATCAGCTttctacttacctacctattttatacGTATTAAGAAGGTatgataacaaaaatattttcttgttcgtcataaataaatgttaagagaagaaacTCTTCAAGGGGGGGCATTCTCAGCCGTGGGGTGCAAGGCTTCAGTACAGTGGGGCACCGCCCCAAGGCTGTATAAttctataatttaattaaactactTACAGTGCTGTTGATCCAGTCGGTGTAGCTAGAGACGCGCGTAGACACATGAGGGTAGAAGGAATCGCCGCATGCAATCGCAAATGAGGTCACCCCAACCACCACCCCGTTGTACACCAAGGGACCACCTGAGTCACCCAGGCAAGTACCAGCTCCTGTAGGGGACAAACTCTTATTGTAAGCCGAGATATGTATGACGACTTGACGAGTCTGGAAAATACCCAACGTGTGTGGACGGACACAAACTTTCTCACAACTCGCAAACGCACTCGATAATAATCGTCAAAGTCGTCAAGTGTCTGCATAAAGTCGGTCCAGCCTATCGACGAGTCGGATATACGAGCTTACCTCCAACACCAAGCAGCCCCGTGCAGAGCATGTTGTTGACGTTGTTGTATGAGAAGAAGATCGAATAACGCGCGGCGCAGGTGTCTCGGTCCACCTTGCGCAGCCCCACGTGCCGCAGGCCGAGGGGGGTTGACTTGCTGCAGTTCTCCTACGGGGTATTACAGTAGTGGTACGAGTATAGGAAGCCGACCGAAATGATTCAGGGGCTCATTGCTGCATCATGCCAAACatgaggtaggtatatttccgtttattatcaaataagAAATTAGGTCATTACTTAGCTACATATAAATGCCGATAAAATCCACAAGGTGAAGTGTTTGATACTCACATCAGTTCGTCCCCACCCGACAGCTACCACTGACGCGTTGTCCGGGACCACATACCCCCCCGGGGGGATGGCGGCTGGCTGCACCGAGCTGCTCCGGTAGTTGCTTTTACTGTCCGACAGCACCAACACTGCCACGTCGTTAAAAGGGAAGGTATAGCTCTCGTGAACCACGATCTTGGACGTCACATGCTCTGAGCCTCCGCGGTCATTGTAGGTAGATCCGACGCGAATGACAACTTTAGATGCCCTCAAGATGGTAGTGCCAGTAGCAGCTGTAGTGTCATTGATTTCTCTGGAAAGATTTCATAGGTATGGACCTAGGAGCTTTTGGAGATATGGATACCTAGATCATTCACTGTATGACTTGATACTGCAGTGGCAAAGGGTTCACGCCTGTAACACAATTCACATTGCTTCTCTTTTGGATTGActatttgatttgatattttatatattattatatcctaatcctaactaatattataaatgcgaaagtcactgtctgactctcctactatagaatagatttaacatattaggttttgtatttatttcagacaaatgaaaaactttaataGCGCGACGTAGGATTTCATATTAATTGGCCTCGGTTCCATACAAGCTCTCTGTATTGCGCTTttagtgccatctgttggttatatccggaactgtctgtctgtctgtaactctttcacgccaaaactactgaacggatttgaatgaaatttggtatacatatggtcgagaccctgagaaagaacatatgctactttttattgcgaaacGGAGGTTGTAAGGGGTTAAAATGGGGGGTTGAAAGTTGTATgcgaatacttaattttaaaagataaaaatatgacGGCTgactggcgtagtggttagtgaccctgactgctatgccgaaggtcccgggttcgattcccggccgggtagacctttttttaaataaactttatatttaagcacttgatgagcaataattaaacattttgttctagcgtttttgaaacttcgacctgtgagtggatgaaataggggttcatattttgtatgaagttcgtcatttttgaagataaaaacattatattttgtatttaggcactacataatcacaaaaaaaaacccagTGTGGGGTGTAATATAGGGGTTGAAAGTTTTATGGGTGTTGAGTTttagaagtttaatttatatagtagCTATGTCCGCTCTTAGATGGCGTTGTCGGGTGTTCGTAtagatcgcggtatggtttgattttagctgatgtacttatagtttgtatGTGTTTGCCACGTATTTAACTGGATGAAGGCGCCTATCGGCGCCTCCCCCACAGTTAGGGTAAAGCTGAATAAGTTGATCAGTCAATCTTAGTGTTGAATGTGTATATGCCCACAGATTCTGCTGAAAACTTGTTGAACTTTACGGAGTGTCTTTGTGAAGTGAACGCAGTTATAGAAAATAGCGATGTAGAGGCTGTTTATATATTAGGCGACTTTAATGCTCATCCACATACTCTATTTTGCAATGAGATGTTGAACTTTTGTGCGGAACAACAGTGGAAATGTGCGGACTTTGAAATCCTTGGTATGGACTCTGGGAcatatacttatgtaagtgAATCTCATGGGACTAGACGATGGTTGGACCACTTTCTGGTGACGGAGTCAGCCTATAACACGATTACAGATGTTAAAGTATTGTACGATGTTTATTGGTCTGATCATTTACCTATTACATTTCAATGTAATCTAAGTGTGATAAGGAGAAAGGTGTATGCTGATGGTTATAATTGTAACAAAGTTATATGGGGCAATAGGGAGGGTGATGCGGTTAACAGTTATAAAGACTATTGTAACAGTTTTcttaaaaacattgattttccaTCAGAATTAAGATTTTGTTGTGATGATGTTTGTAACCAAATAGATCATAGAAAAATCATAGATAACATGTATAACAATCTGGTCACTGCAATTAGTCAGGCGGCCACACTAAGTAGTACATATAATGTTAAACCTAATAGgaaaaagtatattattgGTTGGAATAAATATGTCAGACAGTATCATGCATCTGCAAGATCGCACTTTCAATTTTGGGTAGCTCTGGGCAGACCGTCGGGTGGAccaatttacaataatatgtGTGAAAGTAGGAAACTCTTTAAGTTGAAGCTCAAATGGTGTCAGAACAATAGtgatcaaattttatttttattttttattttatttattagggaCAACAAACAATTGTACACATACATTATGTAACACGTATATATAAgaagagtaatttggtgtacAATCCACACCGTTATCCACagattaagtttttaaatacaattgcAAGTACTTACAAAGAGTGACTAAATTAAACACAAAGACTAAACACTAAACAACCCAGGGGAAGGGACGGGGAGGGGGAGAGGAAAGAGGattgaagtgacatttaagtAGTGTGAGTGTGTATGAGTTACTACATGTGTAAGTTATTGAGTGTTTCAGTTATATGTTTCTTATAACAATAGGGAGTAAGTGTGAACACGTCAGCGTCATTAAAGAGTTGATTATAAGTAGCTACAAGGCGCTGCAGTGGCGCGCGCTTGCCGGCGTTGGTGCGGCAGCTGGAGGACGCGAACAGCTGGTGCGGGTTCGCAGCTCGCTGCCGGCCGCCTCGCCGCGGCACGCGATAGCTTATGGAGTTTATTAGTTCAATGGAATCGAACCGATGTCTACAAAGATTGTATAGCATCATGGCTCCGAGAAGTATCCGCCTAGATTTAAGTGTaggcattttaaatttatcaagTAGGCCTGGGTAAggtaattttgatttgaaaattttataaaaggtTGAACGAAGGAATTTATGTTGCACATTTTCAATAGCATCTTCATACTTAGCGTAAAAGGGGTTCCATATACATGAAGCGTATTCTAGGTGGGGACGTATTagagtattaaataaataaacataagtgGAATATCTCTTGAAATCTTTGCAGGTTCGCATGACGAAGCCATACATTTGGAATGAttttttaacaatattatCTATGTGAATATCAAAATGTAAATGTGAGTCAAAAGTGACACCAAGATCACGTATGTGTGACAATTTTGGGAGATAGAAACCATTGAGACTATAAGTGAACTTGACTACATTAATTTTCTTAGTAAAAGTAATGGAGCAGCATTTAGACAGACTTAGGTGAAGCTTGTTATCAGTACAGTATGTACTAAACCTGTCGAGGTCTTGTTGAAATAAAACACAGTCATGTTCGTTTTGAACACCTAGAAAGATTTTAAGGTCGTCGGCAAATAGTAGAAATTTACAGTTATGGAAACATGTGTTTatgtcatttataaataaaataaaaattaagggGCCTAGGATTGAGCCCTGGGGGACACCAGAAGATACAAAAATGGTATTGGACTCGAAGCCGTTTACTACAACTCTTTGAGTTCTATTGAATATATACGATGCAAACCAGCGGAGGAGATCACCTTTGATTCCATTATATGACAATTTTTGTAAAAGGAGTCTATGGTCCACCTTGTCGAAAGCCTTTCGAAAATCTGTGTACACTGAATCTACTTGGATGCGATGGTCCATATGGTCGAATAAGTAATTAGaatataacattaaattaGTGACAGTTGATCTGCGGTGAACAAAACCATGCTGTTGTTGGATTATATTACTGTGAAGAAGAGGATaaatatgtgtgtgtacaagcTTTTCGAAAAGCTTCGACAAGGCCGACAAACCTGATATCGGCCGGTAGTCTTCTACATTACTTCTCGAGCCACTTTTAAAAACTGGCGTAATGTTAGCCTTCTTCCACACCGCAGGAAATGATCCCTCATGTAGACatttgttaaatataatatataaaggcATAGTGATACTAACAGATGTCGCTTTTAGAAAAGAGGCTGGTATCCCGTCCGGGCCCGGTCCTTTAGTGGCATCAAGGTTTTTCAGTTCACGCAGGATAGAATCACATGAAAGATGAATACTGCTTAAGTTCACGGTGGAGTGGTTATCGAATTTATATGGGTCCAGGCCAACATCCCAGTTACTAAGATCCGCAGAGGAAGGCTCGTAAACAGACTCAAAAAAGGCAGAAAAATAATTGCATATTTCCTTAGGATCACTTGTGATGTCATTTTTATACCGAACGGTAGACGGTATTCCGGGATTGCATTTTCTACTAGAGATAAAACTCCAGAAGTTTTTAATGTTAGTACGTATACCATTCTCAACGGACTCAATATAGTcaacaaaacatttttttgaTTCTAATTTGTACCTGTGcctaaataaagaaaataattcatAATCTGAAATATTCTTGGTTTTCTTCCATTTAACCCatgctttatttttatttttagatatgTGGATCAATGCGGTTGAAAACCACACTGGATATGATGatcttttacatattttagttGGGGTATGCATCTTAATGATAGAATATAGAATTTCATAAAAGGAGTTAACCGCCTCCACAGCTGGTAACTTGTCAAATATATCATTCCACTTGAGTTCATTTAAGTCTTTATTAATCATACAATAATCAGCTCGGTTAAAACATAATTTGCGGATAGGTTGACGGGGCATAGTATCGTTACTAGTGTCAAGGACAATCAACGCCAAGAGGGTAGGGTGGTGTCTGTCAGGAGGTAGTAAATCATTTGGGGGCGGTAAACATTGACATTCACCATCAGTTAGAAAAAGGTCCAGTGTGTGGTTAATGTGATTTTGTAGTGAGTTATATTGAAAAGTATTAAGTAACGATAtgaaattaagtaggtataggccGATATCGTTTGTACTACCATTCTCGAACGAAGGTGTACAGTGAGAACCGTTGAGTGTCCATGTTAGACAGGGAATGTTGAAGTCGCCCACAATTACATGGCGGGCAATACGGGCATTAGAGAGGTATTCACTAAGCGGTTCGAGCAGAGACATGTAAACGTGAAGGGGTAGTTTTGGGGGTATGTATACGGCAGCAATGACGTGTCTCGAGCCTGGATCCGTTGCCGGTAGTTCAATAAGTACGTAGTCGAGGCAAGCAGCAGGGGCGGCAGCGgagggggcgggggcggcgggcagcacgcggcgcgcggcgcgcagCCCCAGCTCGCGCCGCACCGCCACCAACACGCCGCCGCCATCCAGCTTGCCGCAGGCCTCTCGGTCCCGATCGCAACGAAATACCACATACCTACTATCAATGAACTCACCATCGGATATCGCTGGAATTAACCAAGTTTCAGTTAAAATAATGACGTCGTAGCAATTAGATAGGATGTTGTgatataaagtatttaatttgGTTCGCATACCACCGcaattttgataataaatacatattttatcctTCATTTTTGAGAGTGcctaattaaacaaatatttttttttggtaggtataggtaggtataataattaactaaaaataaatgtactgtGAATGAAATTCCAACCAATATGCTATTATTACATGTACGTTTATTAAAAGGTTAGTAAATTTATAGTTAAGGCGATAAGCATTGGAACAtattgtacctataaataGCTGGGTAGCCTCAGTAAAATACCTAATAGTATAGTAATGGTAACAATAAGATAAACGACATGCAGTCatgtatgaaataaaaataggcGAGCATAATATTGGCAGTGCTAAGATAGTATTGAGATTTAACTTGTAGGGTGGTATGAAATTATCAGTAAGCGCGAATTGGAAGACGAATGTAGCAATGAGTAAACAAGCTGTGGCAAAGAATAGTGAGTGTATAGATAAGACACCAGTTGTAAAAGATCAGGGCTGTTGTGAGTGTTGTGGTATAAATTGAtagttattatgtttattttatatattagtGTGTTGGGGGAGAGGGAGGGGGGACAAACGTAGATATACAAGTATGGTAAGAAAAAGTGAATTTGGTGAGTTAATATATAAGACACATAAACTATTGGTAGGCATGGATATGGGCTGATAATTAAATGATCTAGGGAGCCAAGAAGTGAGAGTAGCAGGGTCCATACTTTACGTAGTAATATTCCTAGGTTTAATTTTAGCGATGTCGCTATGGGATCGAATAGCAAGCACTGGCGAGACTTCAGTTTCACGAACCAAGACTCCTCCGTGTCGCACCCAGACGAACCGGAAGTTGTTCTTGCTGGCCGCTTCCCTTGCCTCGCGAAACAGCTGCTTATTCTTAAGGGTCAGGTGTTCATTAATGTAGACCTTACGGGGATCACCAGGGATGTTTAACTTCTCAGATGTGATGCCTCTTGAGATGCGGGCCGCAGCCAAGATGTTATCACGAAGCGAGCGTGTGTTGAACTTCACAATGATGTTTTTTGGATGCGGACTTTTTGGATTGGCATGGGGAACTCGGTGTACAGATATTATGTCGTTTGGTGCAATATTCTGCTTCAGTGCAACGCCGACCTCTTGCACAATTGCCACAAGGTTTTCGCTCCGTTTCTCTGGTAGGTTACCTATTTCTAGGTTGCACTGGCGCGCTTGTTGCTCCATGATATCTATTTTGGATTCGAGTGTAACAATGGTGTTCAGCTTTTGCTCAAGGTATTCAACTTTTTTGTTGAGGGAAGTTATGTTGCTCAAAGcttcttcagttttcttaTTGATTTCGTCGTATTTTTCACTTAAGAAAGTTACAGCCCTGTTAACCTCCCTAAATTCGGAGAGCATGGCCGTCATCTTCTCGTCCTGCTTGGCAAACCACTTCTCCAAAAGGTCGTTCATGCTGGCCTGGAAACTCGCCATGTCGTTTTGCAAGGAATCGTCGCCGAAGCGGACAAATTGGTTCCTAAAGGTAACGTAATTCGGTGGGGACTCCTTTTCCAGCAGTGGTGCCTCATCAGTCGCCATGGGGGTGCCGACAGGGTTCACGGGAACATTATCTGCCTCAGTGTTCTTGGTTGGGTTGAATGTGCTGTTTAGGGGGTTTGACATCGTGGATGTAGTCACTTCTGTACGCACAATACTTCTTAGTCTATGACCGATTACGTCGCACGGACCGGCAGCGGCACGGGGCAGGTAGTGGGGCAAGCGAACTAGCTACGCGGGAGCACGGTGACAACCGGTTCGAACGACGGCGGTCGAcggaatgaaattaaaatggaTATACTGGCTACTCTGCgaaaagaaaaacatttcGGTAAATTTTGGAAATGCACTAATAAACTTAATCTTAAGCCAAGTCTGCCTGCTTCAGTTGCCCTCAACTGAAGCAGGCAGACTTGGCCAAGTGTGAACCAAAAGATATAGCAAACCGCTTTAAAGAACACTTTAAAGTTGAACCATGTGTAAATAAGAAAGCGTGCTCAAATAACACAGACCTAAGTAATGAAACCAGGTTGAGGGTGCGATTTTCAGCTAAAGATGTGTTGCacactataaaatacatgaccCGAGGTAAATCTCCAGGCCATGATGGTCTAAGTATAGAGCACCTACAAAATGCTGGTGCTCACCTCCCAAGGATATTgtgtatgttttataatttatgtattagcCATAGCTACCTCCCACAGGATATGATAGAGACCATTGTAGTGccagttattaaaaataagactGGTGACATATctagtataagtaattatagacCAATATCTCTAGCTACAATAGTAGCCAAAGTATTTGACGGTTTGATTGAGGGCCagcttagtaggtatataaagcTCCACGATGCGCAGTTTGGGTTCAGACCCGGACTCTCCACTGAGACTGCGATACTGGCCCTCAAGCACACAGTCAAATATTATACAGATAGAAAAACAAGTGTATTTGCTTGTTTTTTAGATTTATCAAAGGCCTTTGATCTGGTGTCCTATGATATCCTGTGGGAGAAATGTAGAGAGCTTAATGTGCCTCACGAGGTTGTACACATCTTAAGATTTTGGTACCAAAACCAAATGAATAAGGTTCGATGGGGTACAGAGCATTCTGATAGGTACAAGCTTGACTGTGGGGTGAGACAGGGTGGGTTATCTTCCCCTTTACTGTTCAATGTTTATGTTGACAGCCTGATTGATGAGCTCAGCAGAACACATGCAGGATGCTATGTGGATGGTAAGAGCATGATGATAACATCAGTTACGCAGATGACATGGTTCTGCTGAGCCCTTCAATCAACGGACTGAGCAGGCTACTGAACATTTGTGAGAGGTATGCTCTTACGCATGGCCTAttatataatgttaaaaaaagcGAGCTTATGGTTTTTAAAACTAGAAATAAGGCTACTGCATTCAATATACCCATAAAATTGTATGGTCAGCCGTTGAAAAGGGTATCTAGCTTTAAGTACCTCGGGCATATTGTCAATGAAGACCtgcatgatgatgatgatattgaaCGGGAGCGCAGGGTGCTGGCAGCCCGCGCGAATATGTTGGCCCGCAGGTTTGCTCGATGCTCACGTGAAGTAAAAATTACACTTTTTAAATCCTATTGTCAATGTTTTTACACGGGCAGCCTGTGGGTCAAATATACGCAAAAgggggaacacccaaatattccgaaaaacttttttccgaatttgataaccccgaatatgtaatttacgattttttaaataccgaattataatattcacgaaaattataatttcgaatgttataatcacgaatattgttattacgattgttaaatatacgaatgttaaaaaatacgattactttaatatacgaaaaataaaataccgatttattataatcacgaaaaagtcaaatcccgatcggaaatatcataattcgtgattttgacaaaaaacataaacgtctttaaaactttagaaccaaaaccaaaagataggtgcgacgacgagcaaagcgaggaggagcttgttaggtgcacatagatatcgaaaaacaaagcggagcgtttcaaatatagagcaaaacaattgctaggatttttgtggtgtttaaacttaaaaaccttaggacctaaacctaaagataggtgcgacgacgagcaaagcgaggaggagcgtgttaggtgcacatagacatcgaaaaacaaagcggagcgcagcgaagcggagcggagcgtttcaa includes the following:
- the LOC125490788 gene encoding trypsin CFT-1-like codes for the protein MALKAEINDTTAATGTTILRASKVVIRVGSTYNDRGGSEHVTSKIVVHESYTFPFNDVAVLVLSDSKSNYRSSSVQPAAIPPGGYVVPDNASVVAVGWGRTDENCSKSTPLGLRHVGLRKVDRDTCAARYSIFFSYNNVNNMLCTGLLGVGGKLVYPTRR
- the LOC125490789 gene encoding uncharacterized protein LOC125490789 — its product is MPTDSAENLLNFTECLCEVNAVIENSDVEAVYILGDFNAHPHTLFCNEMLNFCAEQQWKCADFEILGMDSGTYTYVSESHGTRRWLDHFLVTESAYNTITDVKVLYDVYWSDHLPITFQCNLSVIRRKVYADGYNCNKVIWGNREGDAVNSYKDYCNSFLKNIDFPSELRFCCDDVCNQIDHRKIIDNMYNNLVTAISQAATLSSTYNVKPNRKKYIIGWNKYVRQYHASARSHFQFWVALGRPSGGPIYNNMCESRKLFKLKLKWCQNNSDQIKMDILATLRKEKHFGKFWKCTNKLNLKPSLPASVALN